Proteins encoded within one genomic window of Fibrobacterota bacterium:
- a CDS encoding cyclic nucleotide-binding domain-containing protein has translation MAKLFKKVVRAYAANEIIFTQGADADGIYSVQSGRVSVFKTMPGPNGPREIELATLGPGSMFGEMAMLGQTQRDASVRALDFTEVLIITNDMFESQMASLAPWVVNFVKILINRLRNTNDRLAAVMQVLETNGLKLDEDKPAPPGPVSPAA, from the coding sequence GTGGCCAAGCTTTTCAAGAAAGTCGTGCGCGCCTACGCGGCCAACGAGATCATTTTCACGCAAGGCGCCGACGCCGACGGCATCTATAGCGTCCAAAGCGGGCGGGTCTCGGTTTTCAAAACCATGCCGGGACCGAATGGCCCGCGGGAAATCGAACTGGCCACCTTGGGCCCCGGGAGCATGTTCGGCGAGATGGCCATGTTGGGCCAGACCCAGCGCGACGCCTCCGTCCGCGCCCTGGATTTCACCGAAGTCCTCATCATCACCAACGACATGTTCGAGAGCCAAATGGCCTCGCTGGCGCCCTGGGTGGTGAACTTCGTGAAGATCCTGATCAACCGCCTCCGCAACACCAACGATCGCCTGGCCGCCGTCATGCAAGTGCTGGAAACCAACGGGTTGAAGCTTGATGAAGACAAACCCGCTCCCCCCGGTCCGGTCTCTCCCGCAGCATGA
- a CDS encoding acetylornithine/succinylornithine family transaminase: MDQTHLLQNYGPRDLAIVRGRGSWVWDDMGNRYLDCVQGVAVNAFGHLHPPVVAAIQEQLGKLMHASNLYLLEPQAKLADELCALAGMDAAFFCNSGTEANEGAIKFARRHWPEQGKPGKIGILSFTHSFHGRTYGAMAATGQDKIRKGFGPLPEGFRALPVNDAGALRTALNDDTAAIIFEPVEAEGGIIPMEPAMAQALKEAQARGVLLIADEVQTGCGRTGEFLASRALGLDPDLITLAKPLGGGLPLGAVLLKKSVAASIHAGDHGSTFGGNPVACAAGLAVLAELSREGFMADARARMTRLRTDLESLVAAKAAKQGNGGPWGPVVGKGFLIGFRYGGDLGAFQRACREQGLLVHRAGQDVIRLLPALNIAREEIGELIERLGKAMVE, encoded by the coding sequence ATGGACCAAACACATCTCCTCCAGAATTACGGCCCTCGGGATCTGGCCATCGTACGCGGACGCGGATCGTGGGTTTGGGACGACATGGGCAACCGTTATCTCGATTGCGTGCAAGGCGTGGCCGTGAACGCCTTCGGGCATTTGCATCCGCCCGTGGTCGCCGCCATCCAGGAGCAGTTGGGCAAGCTCATGCATGCCAGCAACCTTTACCTGTTGGAGCCGCAGGCCAAGCTGGCCGACGAACTTTGCGCGCTGGCCGGCATGGATGCCGCCTTCTTCTGCAACAGCGGGACCGAGGCCAACGAAGGCGCGATCAAATTCGCGCGCCGGCATTGGCCGGAACAAGGCAAGCCCGGCAAGATCGGCATCCTCTCCTTCACGCATTCCTTCCACGGCCGGACCTACGGCGCCATGGCGGCCACCGGCCAGGATAAGATCCGCAAGGGTTTCGGGCCTTTGCCGGAAGGCTTCCGCGCCCTTCCCGTGAACGATGCCGGGGCCCTGCGTACGGCCTTGAACGACGATACCGCCGCGATCATTTTCGAACCCGTGGAAGCGGAGGGCGGGATCATTCCCATGGAACCGGCCATGGCACAAGCCTTGAAGGAGGCCCAAGCGCGCGGCGTACTGCTGATCGCGGATGAAGTGCAAACCGGTTGCGGCCGCACGGGCGAGTTCCTGGCCTCGCGCGCGCTGGGGCTGGATCCCGATCTGATCACCTTGGCCAAGCCGCTGGGCGGGGGTTTACCGCTGGGCGCGGTGCTCCTGAAGAAATCGGTGGCCGCCTCCATCCATGCCGGCGATCACGGGTCCACCTTCGGAGGCAATCCGGTGGCCTGCGCCGCGGGCCTGGCCGTGCTGGCCGAGTTAAGCCGGGAAGGATTCATGGCCGACGCGCGCGCGCGCATGACGCGATTGCGGACTGATCTGGAATCCTTGGTGGCGGCTAAGGCGGCCAAGCAGGGGAATGGCGGGCCCTGGGGGCCGGTGGTGGGCAAAGGCTTCTTGATCGGCTTCCGCTATGGCGGGGATTTGGGGGCGTTCCAACGGGCCTGCCGCGAGCAAGGCTTGCTGGTCCACCGCGCGGGGCAGGACGTGATCCGTTTGCTGCCGGCCTTGAACATCGCCCGGGAGGAAATCGGGGAGTTGATTGAACGCCTCGGGAAGGCGATGGTAGAATAG
- the argB gene encoding acetylglutamate kinase translates to MTPPLSRPVVVKIGGSMMDDEGSLAGLCAALAGLHRGAAGSAPGPLVLVHGGGKDINRHLAWLGEEPVFKDGMRVTGAAALKVVEMTLSGYVNKKLVGLLNAGGAAAAGLSGVDGPTFICEPISSELGQVGRIAQVDTALVTTLLAGGFLPVVSPISVDRAQAHYNVNADDAASALAAALKASKLIFVSDVEGVRGTDGTRLPTLDGPAIEALIRDGVASGGMIPKLRSCLAALGQGIGQVEICKWTDKPAFAAQVEGRANGGTIIK, encoded by the coding sequence GTGACTCCCCCGCTTTCCCGTCCCGTCGTCGTCAAGATCGGCGGGTCCATGATGGACGATGAAGGATCCCTCGCCGGGTTATGCGCCGCCCTTGCCGGCTTGCACCGCGGCGCGGCCGGTTCGGCTCCGGGACCTTTGGTCCTCGTGCATGGAGGGGGCAAGGATATCAACCGCCATCTGGCTTGGTTGGGCGAAGAACCGGTCTTCAAGGATGGCATGCGCGTGACCGGCGCGGCGGCCCTCAAGGTGGTGGAGATGACCTTGAGCGGCTACGTGAACAAAAAGCTGGTGGGCTTATTGAACGCGGGCGGAGCGGCCGCGGCGGGCCTTTCGGGCGTGGACGGCCCCACTTTCATCTGCGAACCCATCTCTTCCGAGCTCGGCCAGGTCGGGCGCATCGCCCAGGTGGATACCGCCTTGGTCACCACGCTTTTGGCGGGCGGCTTCCTGCCCGTGGTCTCGCCGATTTCGGTGGACCGCGCGCAGGCGCATTACAACGTGAACGCGGACGATGCGGCCTCGGCGCTGGCCGCAGCACTCAAGGCATCCAAGCTGATTTTCGTGTCCGACGTGGAAGGCGTGCGCGGGACCGACGGCACGCGGTTGCCGACCCTGGACGGCCCGGCCATCGAAGCCCTGATCCGCGACGGCGTGGCCAGCGGCGGGATGATCCCGAAGCTGCGATCATGCCTGGCGGCGTTGGGGCAGGGCATCGGGCAAGTGGAGATCTGCAAATGGACCGACAAACCCGCTTTCGCCGCGCAGGTCGAAGGACGCGCGAATGGCGGGACGATAATCAAGTGA
- a CDS encoding N-acetyl-gamma-glutamyl-phosphate reductase, with protein MAGTAMAYTVGILGATGFTGQELMVLALRHPQLELAWLSSESQPGTPYGKVYPQFQGRLPASADILRAFEEIKDSRPDVVFSCLPHGASAACAAPFIANGKTLVIDLSADFRLQDLDAYQKAYAHAHPMPEVLKRACYGLSEVHAEEIKRTRLIANPGCYPTSALLPLFPLVKAGIVSPDGIIIDAKSGVSGAGKKATETTHYVYANESVAAYGVGDKHRHRVEIMEQVSLAAGRKVELLFTAHLIPMERGILSTIYCDLMPGKDEAAATACLKEAYAGAAFVRVREDFPRTGDVKHSNLCHMKAYQPAGGGKLIIVSVIDNMVKGASGQALQNMNLALGLPASLGLA; from the coding sequence ATGGCGGGCACAGCAATGGCGTATACGGTCGGAATCCTGGGGGCCACGGGCTTCACGGGGCAGGAATTGATGGTGCTGGCCCTACGGCATCCGCAATTGGAATTGGCCTGGCTCAGCTCGGAATCCCAGCCCGGGACCCCATATGGGAAGGTGTACCCCCAATTCCAGGGACGTTTGCCCGCCTCGGCGGATATCCTGCGCGCTTTCGAGGAGATCAAGGACTCGCGGCCCGACGTGGTGTTTTCCTGCCTGCCCCACGGCGCCTCGGCGGCTTGCGCCGCCCCCTTCATCGCGAACGGGAAGACCCTGGTCATCGATCTTTCCGCGGACTTCCGCCTGCAGGACCTGGACGCCTACCAGAAGGCGTACGCCCACGCGCATCCCATGCCGGAGGTCCTGAAACGCGCGTGTTACGGCCTCTCCGAGGTGCATGCGGAGGAGATCAAGCGGACCCGCCTGATCGCGAACCCGGGCTGCTATCCCACTTCGGCCCTCTTGCCTTTGTTCCCGTTGGTCAAGGCCGGCATCGTCTCGCCGGACGGCATCATCATCGATGCCAAGTCGGGCGTGTCGGGCGCGGGCAAGAAAGCCACGGAAACCACGCATTACGTCTACGCCAACGAAAGCGTGGCCGCTTACGGCGTAGGCGATAAGCATCGGCATCGCGTGGAGATCATGGAACAGGTGTCGCTGGCGGCCGGGCGCAAGGTGGAACTGCTTTTCACGGCGCATCTGATCCCCATGGAGCGCGGGATCCTTTCCACCATTTATTGCGATCTGATGCCGGGCAAGGACGAGGCCGCGGCGACCGCCTGCCTGAAAGAGGCCTACGCCGGCGCGGCCTTCGTGCGGGTGCGGGAGGATTTCCCGCGCACCGGGGACGTGAAGCACTCCAACCTGTGCCACATGAAGGCCTACCAGCCCGCGGGCGGCGGCAAGCTGATCATCGTATCGGTGATCGACAATATGGTCAAGGGCGCATCGGGCCAGGCCCTGCAGAACATGAACCTGGCCTTAGGGCTGCCGGCTTCCCTCGGCCTCGCCTGA
- a CDS encoding ferredoxin — protein sequence MAITKVWLDESENECTMCGACEATCPEVFEVPEKMVIKAGAKLELTDEIVEAAEGCPVGTIGIEYDGSGKRDNPM from the coding sequence ATGGCCATCACGAAGGTTTGGTTGGACGAAAGCGAAAACGAATGCACCATGTGCGGGGCGTGCGAAGCCACTTGTCCCGAGGTGTTCGAAGTTCCGGAAAAAATGGTGATCAAGGCCGGCGCCAAGCTGGAATTGACCGATGAGATCGTGGAAGCCGCCGAAGGCTGCCCGGTCGGCACCATCGGGATCGAATACGACGGCAGCGGCAAACGCGACAATCCCATGTGA
- the dnaE gene encoding DNA polymerase III subunit alpha: MEVPFAPSVPFVHLHTHSEYSMLQSSARIGALVKKALELKQPALALTDHGNMFGMLEFHTYAKKNGIKALLGCDFYVAPDSRKNTVYSANQPAWHKLILIAYTDQGYKNLMKICSDGYLDGYHQKPRIDHESLQGRSEGLICLTSNYQGEVGYALGKGNEKKAKELLEAYAGLFGKENVYLCLQSHGMPDEEATNRRFLELHKSEGWQLVAVNDVHYLDRQDADAHEVMLCIESGYKMKDPARPRFPSDQFHMRTGAEMHALFKDYPGAIENTVLIAERCNVTIEFGKLHHPQFPIPPEFTDSDAYLAHLSREGLARRYPEVIPALEARSRDPEGPANHPLIERMEFELQVMARMKVAGYMLIVQDFINAARHKGIPVGPGRGSAVGSLVSYAVGITDVDPIRFNLLFERFLNPERVSMPDIDTDFSDNDRQEVIQYVVDKYGKDSVSQIVTYGRMKAKMVLRDVGRVMGFEPQRLNQLCKLFPANNPFADLLTAFEESPDLKKEFEAEPGLENLKAIALKLEGLVRQAGMHAAAVIIAPKAIVNFAPLFKQPGSDQVMIQYDKTYSEDIGLLKMDFLGLRNLSVIQDCLQQVKASVGLDIDPLKLPEDDGPTFRLLGKGLTVGVFQFESGGMQDYLRKLKPTVIEDLIAMNALYRPGPMEYIPQYIARKNGHEAPDYYHPNLEPILKETYGVIVYQEQVMQLAQVLSGFSLGSADLLRRAMAKKDLKKMDDIKPKFVGGAKDRGYDPKLAERIWEVLVPFSSYAFNKSHSAAYAAVAYQTAYLKAHYPAQFMAANMNSEMHDTTRLVILLNDCRSLGLDVLFPAINTSQAKFTEKEGKIVYGLAGIKNVGLSAVEQIVAERDKRGPFVSIFDLCKRVDGQYLNRRALESLILAGALDEFPVNRAQLFAVVETALAYAASFQADRSVGQVSLFGDGSVSAGASMDTGEPPMPEVEAWPYNEMLEKEKEVLGLFLSGHPLEPFRAELKGFATCPLDPDRLRQAVGEIKPEKPKDGERFRGPQGAPVVLGGMITRLKTKLSQKDNRTFAFAELEDFVGKVEVTLWSDVFEEVRHLVEIDSMVLIRGNLTWNEELAMFKLNAQKVIGLQEARERLTRSVHVRLRTLGLQQEDVSQLHALCAGHEGNCHVVLHLEHQGGEMAMVSEKLKISAEKACTASLAGLVGEENVWLSAKSA, from the coding sequence ATGGAAGTCCCCTTCGCGCCTTCGGTGCCTTTCGTGCATCTCCACACCCACTCCGAGTACTCCATGCTCCAATCCTCGGCGCGCATCGGCGCCTTGGTCAAGAAAGCGCTGGAGCTGAAGCAGCCCGCCTTGGCCCTCACCGATCATGGCAACATGTTCGGGATGCTGGAATTCCACACCTACGCCAAGAAGAACGGCATCAAGGCCCTGCTCGGCTGCGATTTCTACGTGGCCCCGGACAGCCGCAAGAATACGGTTTACTCCGCCAACCAGCCGGCCTGGCATAAGCTGATCCTCATCGCGTATACCGATCAGGGTTACAAGAACCTGATGAAAATCTGTTCGGACGGGTACCTGGACGGCTACCACCAGAAGCCGCGCATCGATCATGAATCCCTGCAAGGCCGCAGCGAAGGCCTTATCTGCCTGACCTCCAATTACCAGGGCGAAGTGGGATACGCCTTGGGGAAAGGCAACGAGAAGAAGGCGAAGGAGCTGCTGGAAGCCTACGCGGGCCTTTTCGGCAAGGAGAACGTCTATCTCTGCCTGCAATCCCACGGCATGCCGGATGAGGAAGCCACCAACCGGCGTTTCCTGGAACTGCACAAATCCGAAGGCTGGCAGCTGGTGGCGGTGAACGACGTGCATTACCTGGATCGGCAGGACGCCGACGCCCATGAGGTGATGCTGTGCATCGAGAGCGGCTACAAGATGAAGGATCCCGCGCGGCCGCGCTTTCCTTCCGACCAATTCCATATGCGCACAGGCGCGGAAATGCACGCCCTCTTCAAGGATTATCCCGGCGCCATCGAGAATACCGTCCTTATCGCCGAACGTTGCAACGTGACCATCGAGTTCGGCAAGTTGCATCATCCCCAGTTCCCCATCCCGCCGGAGTTCACGGACTCCGACGCTTACCTGGCGCATCTCTCCCGGGAAGGCCTCGCCCGGCGTTACCCCGAAGTCATCCCCGCCCTCGAAGCACGGTCCCGCGATCCCGAAGGCCCCGCCAACCATCCCCTCATCGAACGCATGGAGTTCGAGCTGCAGGTGATGGCGCGCATGAAGGTCGCCGGCTACATGCTCATCGTGCAGGATTTCATCAACGCCGCGCGCCATAAAGGCATCCCCGTGGGCCCGGGCCGCGGTTCGGCCGTAGGCTCCCTGGTCTCGTACGCGGTGGGCATCACCGACGTCGATCCCATCCGCTTCAATCTCCTGTTCGAGCGCTTCCTCAATCCCGAGCGCGTGTCCATGCCCGATATCGACACCGATTTTTCCGACAACGATCGGCAAGAGGTGATCCAATACGTGGTGGACAAGTACGGTAAGGATTCCGTATCGCAGATCGTCACCTACGGCCGCATGAAGGCCAAGATGGTATTGCGCGACGTGGGCCGCGTGATGGGCTTCGAGCCGCAGCGCCTGAACCAGCTCTGCAAGCTGTTCCCGGCCAATAATCCTTTCGCCGATTTGCTTACCGCCTTCGAGGAATCGCCCGATCTCAAGAAGGAATTCGAAGCCGAACCCGGCCTGGAAAACCTCAAGGCCATCGCGCTCAAGCTGGAAGGGCTGGTGCGCCAGGCGGGGATGCACGCCGCCGCCGTCATCATCGCGCCCAAGGCCATCGTCAATTTCGCGCCCCTGTTCAAGCAGCCGGGATCCGATCAGGTGATGATCCAGTACGACAAGACGTACTCCGAGGATATCGGCCTGCTGAAGATGGACTTCCTGGGCCTGCGCAACCTGTCCGTGATCCAGGATTGCCTCCAGCAGGTGAAGGCCTCCGTGGGGCTCGACATCGATCCGCTCAAGCTTCCCGAAGACGACGGGCCCACCTTCCGCTTATTGGGCAAGGGCCTCACGGTGGGCGTGTTCCAGTTCGAATCCGGAGGCATGCAGGATTACCTGCGCAAGCTGAAGCCGACGGTGATCGAGGATCTGATCGCCATGAACGCCTTGTACCGTCCGGGCCCGATGGAATACATCCCCCAATACATCGCGCGCAAGAACGGCCACGAAGCGCCGGATTATTACCATCCCAACCTCGAACCCATCCTCAAGGAGACTTACGGCGTCATCGTGTACCAGGAACAGGTGATGCAATTGGCCCAGGTCCTTTCCGGCTTCTCCCTGGGCAGCGCCGATCTCTTGCGCCGCGCCATGGCCAAGAAGGACCTCAAGAAGATGGACGACATCAAGCCCAAGTTCGTGGGCGGCGCCAAGGATCGCGGCTACGATCCCAAGCTGGCGGAGCGCATCTGGGAAGTGCTGGTGCCTTTCTCCAGCTACGCCTTCAACAAATCGCACTCGGCCGCTTACGCGGCGGTGGCCTACCAGACCGCCTATCTCAAGGCCCATTACCCGGCCCAGTTCATGGCGGCCAACATGAACTCTGAAATGCATGACACCACGCGTCTGGTGATCCTGCTGAACGATTGCCGCTCCTTGGGGCTGGACGTGCTCTTCCCCGCCATCAACACCAGCCAAGCCAAGTTCACCGAAAAGGAAGGCAAGATCGTATACGGCCTGGCCGGCATCAAGAACGTGGGCCTCTCGGCGGTGGAGCAGATCGTCGCCGAGCGCGACAAGCGCGGGCCCTTCGTTTCCATTTTCGACTTGTGCAAACGCGTGGACGGCCAATACCTGAACCGTCGCGCGCTGGAATCCCTCATCCTGGCGGGGGCGCTGGACGAATTCCCGGTCAACCGGGCCCAGCTTTTCGCCGTGGTCGAAACCGCCTTGGCCTATGCCGCTTCCTTCCAGGCCGATCGATCCGTCGGGCAGGTCTCCTTGTTCGGCGACGGCAGCGTTTCGGCCGGCGCCTCCATGGATACCGGCGAGCCGCCCATGCCCGAGGTGGAAGCCTGGCCGTATAACGAAATGCTCGAGAAGGAAAAGGAAGTGCTGGGTCTCTTCCTTTCGGGCCATCCGCTCGAGCCCTTCCGCGCGGAACTGAAGGGCTTCGCCACCTGCCCCCTCGATCCCGATCGGCTGCGGCAAGCCGTGGGGGAAATCAAACCGGAAAAACCCAAGGACGGCGAACGCTTCCGCGGACCGCAAGGCGCGCCCGTGGTCCTCGGCGGGATGATTACCCGGCTCAAGACCAAGCTTTCCCAGAAAGACAACCGCACTTTCGCCTTCGCCGAACTCGAGGACTTCGTCGGCAAGGTCGAGGTCACCCTCTGGTCGGACGTTTTCGAGGAGGTACGCCACCTCGTGGAGATCGACTCCATGGTTTTAATCCGGGGCAACCTCACCTGGAACGAAGAACTGGCCATGTTCAAGCTCAACGCGCAGAAGGTGATCGGCCTGCAAGAGGCGCGGGAACGCCTGACACGCAGCGTGCACGTTCGCCTCCGTACCCTCGGCCTGCAACAGGAAGACGTCTCCCAACTGCATGCGTTGTGCGCGGGCCATGAGGGGAATTGCCATGTAGTGCTCCACCTGGAGCATCAAGGCGGCGAGATGGCTATGGTAAGCGAAAAGCTCAAGATTTCCGCCGAAAAAGCCTGCACCGCATCCCTCGCCGGCCTGGTGGGCGAGGAGAACGTTTGGCTGAGCGCCAAATCCGCCTGA